Proteins encoded by one window of Taeniopygia guttata chromosome 1A, bTaeGut7.mat, whole genome shotgun sequence:
- the LOC100227026 gene encoding LOW QUALITY PROTEIN: hyaluronidase-4 (The sequence of the model RefSeq protein was modified relative to this genomic sequence to represent the inferred CDS: inserted 3 bases in 2 codons; deleted 1 base in 1 codon; substituted 8 bases at 8 genomic stop codons), producing the protein MPDKTVLPEFSNPFRKKKKKRHGINYXIPAEVFTGVAVTDCAHWRPQWACNCVWXAKDTYRGKSRKLITEMEGDISANDIEXLYVSFEESAKPFVKETIALGMESKPKGQWECYLYPDCHNYSFHYXNYTGSCPKSEVLRNNEFSCLXDSFAALYLSTDIXRPLGNSKNILYFSQFRLNEFIGISSMASQDYALPAFVYTXLGCREEPVLVLSFGNLFNTVGENALGATGVIWXDMNLTSLESNCREVXKFIDSELEPCIINVTAVAEVXRRHPCQDNISCVQRTWRASTYLHLNFKIFL; encoded by the exons ATGCCTGACAAAACTGTGCTTCCTGAG TTTTCAAAcccattcagaaaaaaaaaaaaaaaaaggcatggcATTAACTATTAGATCCCAGCTGAGGTCTTCACTGGGGTAGCTGTCACAGATTGTGCACACTGGAGACCTCAGTGGGCCTGCAACTGTGTGTG TGCAAAAGATACCTACAGAGGAAAGTCCAGGAAACTCATAACTGAAATGGAAGGGGATATTTCAGCAAATGACATTG TGTTATACGTTTCCTTTGAAGAAAGTGCAAAACCTTTTGTGAAGGAAACAATTGCTTTAGGAATGGAAAGCAAACCAAAGGGCCAGTGGGAATGCTACTTATACCCTGACTGTCATAATTACAGTTTCCATTATTAGAATTACACTGGTTCTTGCCCAAAGAGTGAAGTTTTGAGGAACAATGAATTTTCCTGTCTCTGAGATAGCTTTGCAGCCCTGTATCTTTCCACTGACATATAGAGACCCCTTGGAAACAGT AAAAACATTTTGTACTTCTCTCAATTTAGGTTGAATGAATTCATAGGAATTTCCTCCATGGCATCCCAAGACTATGCTTTGCCTGCATTTGTGTATACCTGACTAGGCTGTCGAGAGGAGCCTGTATTAGTTCTCTCTTTTGGAA ATCTTTTTAACACTGTTGGAGAGAATGCCCTGGGAGCTACAGGCGTTATTTGGTGAGATATGAATTTAACTTCTTTAGAG AGCAACTGCAGAGAAGTGTAAAAATTCATTGATTCTGAACTTGAGCCCTGCATTATCAATGTCACAGCAGTAGCTGAGGTATGAAGGAGGCATCCTTGTCAGGACAATATATCATGTGTGCAAAGGACCTGGAGAGCCTCAACATATCTACACCTAAATTTTAAGATCTTCCTTTAA